In Mycobacterium sp. ITM-2016-00317, the genomic window AGGCGATACCGGCGCCCATCATGCCCGCACCCAGCACACCGATCTTCTTGATCTCCTGCTTGGCGATGCCGTCGGGCCGCGATGCGCCGCCGTTGATGGCCTGCAGGTCCAGGAAGAACGCCTGGATCATGTTCTTCGCGGTCTGGCCGGTGACCAGGCCGACGAAGTAGCGGCTCTCGATGCGGGTGGCGGTGTCGAAGTCGACCTGGGCGCCTTCGACCGCGGCGTCGAGGATGGCCCGCGGGGCCGGCATCGGCGCGCCCTTGAGCTGCTTCTTCAGCAGCGCCGGGAAGGACGGCAGGATCGACGCCAGGCCGGGGCTGCTCGGCGTGCCGCCGGGCATCTTGTAACCCTTCTGATCCCACGGCTGGGTGTGTGCATCCGGATTGGCCTTGATCCAAGCCTTGGCGGCGGGCACCAATTCCTCGACGCTGCCGACCAATTCGTCGACCAGACCAATCTCCTTGGCCTTGCCCGGCTTGAACCGCGTGCCCTGGCTCAGGATCTCCATGAAGGCCTTCTGGATGCCGAACATGCGCACGGTGCGGGCCACGCCGCCACCGCCGGGCAGCAGGCCCAGGGTGACTTCGGGCAGGCCGATGACGACGCCCCTGGTGTCGGCGGCGATGCGGTGGTGACACGCCAGCGCGATCTCCAAGCCGCCGCCGAGCGCGGCGCCGTTGATGGCCGCGACGACCGGCACACCGAGGGTCTCCAGCTTGCGCAGGTCGGCCTTGATGAACTCCACCTCGGCGAAGGACTCCGCGGCGTTGTCCGGGCCGACGTTCATCATGCCCTTGAGGTCACCGCCGGCGAAGAAGGTCTTCTTCGCGCTGGCGATCACCACACCGGTGATCGAATCCTTCTCGGCCACAAGGCGTTCCACCGCATTGTGCATGGATTCCTTGTAGTGCTCGTTCATCACGTTGGCCGACCCGGTCGGGTCGTCCAGCGTCAGCGTGACGATGCCGTCGGCATCTTTGTCCCACTTGATCGTGTTCTCAGCCATTGGTTTTCAGACCTCTCTAGACGCGCTCGATGATGGTGGCCACGCCCATGCCGCCGCCGACACACAGCGTGATCAGCGCACGGCGAGCGCCGCGGCGCTCGAGCTCGTCGACCATGGTTCCGGTGATCATGGCGCCGGTGGCGCCCAGCGGGTGACCCATCGCGATGGCACCACCGTTGACGTTGAGCTTCTCGTCCGGGATGCCCAGATCCTTCTGGAACTTCAGCACCACCGACGCGAACGCCTCGTTCAGCTCGAACAGGTCGATGTCATCGACCGTCAGACCCGCGCGGTCGAGCACCTTCTTGGTGGCCGGGGTCGGGCCGGTCAGCATGATGACCGGATCGGCGCCGCTGGTGGCGGTCGCGACGATGCGCGCCCGCGGCGTCAAGCCCTGCGACTTGCCCGCAGCCTCGCTGCCGATCAGCACCAGCGCGGCGCCGTCGACGATGCCCGAGCTGTTGCCACCGGTGTGGACGTGGTTGATCTTCTCGACGTAGTGGTACTTCTGCAGCGCCACATCGTCGAAGCCGCCCATCGCGCCGACACCTTCGAACGCGGACTTCAGCTTGCCCAGGCTCTCGACCGTGGTGCCGGGGCGGATGTGCTCGTCGTGGTCGAGGACGACCAGGCCGTTCTGATCCTTGACCGGCACGACCGACTTGGCGAAGTAGCCGCCCGACCACGCTGCGGCCGCGCGCTCCTGCGAGCGCGCCGCGTAGGCGTCGACGTCTTCGCGGGAGAAGCCCTCGATGGTGGCGATCAGGTCGGCGCCGATGCCCTGCGGCACGAAGCCGATGCGGTAGTTCGTTTCCGGGTCGGCTGCCCAGGCGCCGCCGTCCGAGCCCATCGGCACGCGGCTCATGGACTCCACGCCGCCGGCGAGCACGAGGTCGTCCCAGCCGGAGCGCACCTTCTGCGCGGCCATGTTCACGGCCTCCAGGCCGGAGGCGCAGAACCGGTTCAGCTGGACACCGCCGGTGGTCTCGGGCAGGTTCGCGACCAGGCCCGCGGTGCGGGCGATGTCGCCACCCTGGTCGCCGACCGGCGAGACGACGCCGAGGATCAGGTCGCTGATCAGGTTCTCGTCCAGGTCGGGGAAACGGGTGCGAATCTCGTCGATCAGGCCGACGACAAGGTTGACGGGCTTGATCTCATTCAGGGCGCCGCCGCGCTGCTTGCCGCGCGGGGTGCGGATGGCCTCATAGATGAAGGCTTCTTCGGACATGTGTTCTCCAGGTCCTGTTCAGGGGTTTCGCGGATTTGGTACCCGCGGGGAGGCTGCTCCTCTGTGCGCGATGCTAGCAGCCTCGCCCAACCGCTTGGTTGGGCGGCCTGGAGCGCGTCTCCTGCGCGAGCAGACACAAACTCGCACGATTCAGGTGCGAATCGTGCGAGTTTGTGTCTGCTCGTGCAGGGACTGTTAGTTCGAGGTGCCCTCGGTGTCGTCGAAGAACGACCACTCGCCGTCGTGCTCGACCTCCATGCGCCACCCGAGCTCGGAGTTGTCGGCCTTCTGATCGACGAACCAGGCGTGCGCGTCGTCGGCGCTCTCGATGTCCTTGGTGTCGACGACGTCGCCTTGGGGATTCAGAACACGGTAGGTAGCCATGCAGGAGGTGTTTCCACTCCCGACCGGTTCACACCTACGCCGACCTTGGCGTCAGCAATTCGTCGAGCGTCGGGTAGTCGATGTAGCCGGCCGGGCCGGGTGCGTAGAAGGTCGCCACGTCCGGCGCGTTCAGTCCGGCGCCGACCCGCAGGCGCTGCACCAGGTCCGGGTTGGCGAGAAAGGCCCGCCCCACCGCCGCGGCGCTGATCACGCCCCACTCGGCAAGGTTCTCCAGCAGCGCGAAATCGGTGTCGACCTCCCGCGGCGTGTTGAGAACCAGCCGGCCCTCCCACTGCGTGCGCACCGCCGCGAAGGCCGGCTGCGACGGCTCGATCAGGATGTGCAGGTATGCGATGTCCAACGGGGCGATCCGGCACAGCAGCGCCTCGTAGGTGCTGATCTGGTCGATCTCCCGCACGTCACCGGCGCCGTTGCCGGGCGAGATGCGCAGCCCGACGCGGTCCGGACCGATCTCGGCGGCGACGGCCTCGACCACCTCGGCGGCGAACCGGGCCCGGTTCTGCGGGGACCCGCCATAGGCATCATCACGTTGGTTGACGACATCGGACAGGAACTCGTGGAGCAGATATCCATTGGCCGAATGGATTTCGACGCCGTCCATGCCGGCGTCGACGGCGCGCCGGGCGGCGGCGCGGAATTGAC contains:
- a CDS encoding alkene reductase; this translates as MAFTLSENSALLAPVTLGNATLRNRIFMAPLTRSRADADGTPSALAAEYYSQRAAAGLIISEATAVCEQANGAYLNTPGLYTDRQQDRWSDIASAVHRAGGTMFVQLWHVGRMAHPEISGFENVGPSAVAADLLAHTPTGKKPLPTPRALSVREIGEIVGQFRAAARRAVDAGMDGVEIHSANGYLLHEFLSDVVNQRDDAYGGSPQNRARFAAEVVEAVAAEIGPDRVGLRISPGNGAGDVREIDQISTYEALLCRIAPLDIAYLHILIEPSQPAFAAVRTQWEGRLVLNTPREVDTDFALLENLAEWGVISAAAVGRAFLANPDLVQRLRVGAGLNAPDVATFYAPGPAGYIDYPTLDELLTPRSA
- a CDS encoding acetyl-CoA C-acetyltransferase, which encodes MSEEAFIYEAIRTPRGKQRGGALNEIKPVNLVVGLIDEIRTRFPDLDENLISDLILGVVSPVGDQGGDIARTAGLVANLPETTGGVQLNRFCASGLEAVNMAAQKVRSGWDDLVLAGGVESMSRVPMGSDGGAWAADPETNYRIGFVPQGIGADLIATIEGFSREDVDAYAARSQERAAAAWSGGYFAKSVVPVKDQNGLVVLDHDEHIRPGTTVESLGKLKSAFEGVGAMGGFDDVALQKYHYVEKINHVHTGGNSSGIVDGAALVLIGSEAAGKSQGLTPRARIVATATSGADPVIMLTGPTPATKKVLDRAGLTVDDIDLFELNEAFASVVLKFQKDLGIPDEKLNVNGGAIAMGHPLGATGAMITGTMVDELERRGARRALITLCVGGGMGVATIIERV